The Ramlibacter algicola genome segment TCGGCGAGCGCCTGACCAAGGTCACGGCCATGGTCGAGAAGCCGAACCCCGAGAGCGCGCCGTCGCGCATGGGCGTCGCCGGCCGCTACATCCTCACGCCGGCTGTCTTCGACATGATCCGCGGCAACCCGCGCGGCGCCGGCGGCGAGATCCAGCTCACCGATGGCATCGCCCGGCTGATGGACACCGAGGGCGTGCACGCCTACGAGTACGAAGGCCGCCGCTACGACTGCGGCAGCAAGGAAGGCTTCCTCGAAGCCACCGTCGACTTCGCGCTGAAGCACCAGCAGGTCGGCCCCGCGTTCCGCGAGTACCTGAAGGCTCTGAAGATCTGAGGCCGGGGCGCCGGCCGGCGCCCCTTTCCCGCGGCTCAGCGGCGGCGCAGCACGTGGATGATCTCGTCCCCGGCCTGCTGCTGGTCGACCAGCTCGTTGCCCGTCTGGCGGGCGAAGGCCTGGAAGTCGCGCAGCGAGCCCGGGTCCGTCGCCACCACCTTGAGCAGCTGGCCGCTGGCCATGTCCGTGAGCGCCTTCTTGGCGCGCAGGATGGGCAGCGGGCAATTCAGTCCGCGGGTGTCGATTTCCTTGTCGATCTGCATGGCGTTCCGTGGGAGCGGCCCGATTCTAGGCGCGCCACTCCAGGGCCCCGTCTGGGCGGGGTGACCCGGCCCTGCCCGGTGCGGTAGAATCTCGGGCTTTGCTGCGACTGGCCTGGGAAGGTCGATCGCGGCAGTTCCGAAGGGGCGCCGCCTGGTGCCCAGGGCTACCGCCACCCGACTTGGCGAGGTGAGGCGGATCGCGAGGCACCCAGGAGGTGCCGCCAGTGACCGCCGTGAATGACGACTGGAGAGCTCCATGTCACGCGTGTGCGAAGTGACGGGCAAGGGCCCGATGGTGGGGAACAACGTGTCCCACGCCAACAACAAGACCAAGCGCCGGTTCGAAGTGAACCTGCAATACCGCCGTTTCTGGGTCGAGAGCGAGAACCGCTGGGTGCGCCTGCGCATTTCCAATGCCGGCCTGCGCCTAATCGACAAGAAGGGCATCGACAGCGTGCTGGCGGACCTCCGGGCCCGCGGCCAGGCTTAAGGAGCACCGACCATGGCAAGCAAAGGCGGCCGCGAGAAGATCAAGCTGGAGTCCACCGCGGGCACCGGCCACTTCTACACGACGAGCAAGAACAAGAAGACGATGCCCGAGAAGATGTCGATCATGAAGTTCGACCCGAAGGCTCGCAAGCACGTCGAGTACAAGGAAACGAAGCTGAAATGACATCGGCGCGCAGTCGCGCGCCACGTCATTTCATCCCGGCGAAGGCCGGGATCCATGAAGGCCCGCACTAGCGGGCCTTTCGCTTTTGGCATGCTCTTGCCATGACCACCCGCACCGCCCTCCTCCAGCAAGCCATCGCCGCCACCGGCCACTCGTTCGACGGGCCGATCCTCGCGGGCGGTGACTACGTGCCCGTCGTCCACGACGGCGACGTCGCGTACGTGAGCGGCCAGGTGCCGCGCGTGGGCAAGGAGGTGGTGGTCACGGGCCGCGTCGGCGAAGCGACGTCGCTGGCCGATGCGCAGAAGGCCGCCTGCATCTGCGCGATCCGCGCCCTGCTCCTCCTGGAGGCGCAGCTCGGCTCGCTGGACCGCATCGCGCGCGTGCTGCGCGTGGGCGTCTACGTGCAATCCGCGGCAGCCTTCACGCAGCAAAGCGAAGTGGCCGACGCGGCGTCGGCGCTGCTCAAGTCCGTGCTGGGCGACGACGGTGCCCACACGCGCACGTCGGTGGGCGTGTACCAGCTACCCAAGAACGCCGCGGTCGAAGTCGAACTGGTCGTGCGTACGCGCCCAGCCGCTGGCTGAACGCGCGCTTCTCCGACAGCGTGAGCGCGGCGCACTGCCGAGGATGCAGGGCACCTGCAATCCTGGAGCACGCCATGAGCATCCTCACGTCCATCTTCAACAAGATCCTTCACCGCGGCGGTGATGCGCCGGCCGCAGCACCGACGGCGACCAATCCGCCGCCCCGGGACGTCACCGCCCAGGCCGGGCCGGCGTCCGTCACCGGCGCCGTGCCACCCACCGCACCTGCCCCCGCCCCCGCCATGTCGCAGGTCGACGTCGAGGCGGTGCTGAACGGCATGGCGAAGGACAACCCGCAGAAGCTGAACTGGCGCACCTCGATCGTCGACCTGATGAAGCTGCTGGACCTGGACAGCAGCCTGCAGGCGCGCAAGCAGCTGGCGGACGAACTGCACTACACCGGCGACAAGAACGACTCGGCCAGCATGAACATCTGGCTGCACAAGCAGGTGATGCAGAAGCTGGCCGCCAACGGTGGCAAGGTGCCCGCCGACCTGAAGGATTGAGCGGCACCAAGAGAAAAGGGCCCCGATGGGGCCCTTTGTCGTTGCGGCGCCTGGCGATCAGGCGTGCGCGGCGCGCAGCTTCATGGAGAAGCGCTGCAGCGCCTCGATGCCGCTCTGCTCGGCGCGCAGGCACCAGGCCTGCAGGTCGCTGGCGAGCTGCTCGCGCGAGTGCGAGGTGTTCAGCCACATCTGGCGCAGTTCCTCGCGCATGGTGAGCATCTGGTCCAGCACCGGGTGCGCGTCGCGCGCCTGCTGCACCTTGGCACGGGCCGCCGCCGGCAGCTTGTCGTCGTCGCGGTGCAGCCAGCGCTTGGCGCCCTGCAGCGGCGAGAAGTCGGCGCCCTTGGCCTTGAGCTGCGCCATCTCGGACCTGGCGACGCGGCGCATCTCGCGCGCGTAACCCGCCATCACCTCGTAGCGGTGGGCGATGACCGCCTCCAGTGTCTTCTCGTCGGCGACCGGCCGGACAGCGCCCAGGCGCAGCTTCGGCGGAACCTTCTTGACCTTGGCCCAGCCGATGGCCTCCATGGCGCGGATGTAGACCCAGCCGATGTCGAACTCGTACTTCTTGACCGAGAACTTGGCCGAGGTGGGGTACGTGTGGTGGTTGTTGTGCAGTTCCTCGCCGCCGATGATCACGCCCCAGGGCGAGATGTTGGTGCTGGCGTCGGGCGCCTCGAAGTTGCGGTAGCCCCAGTAGTGGCCGATGCCGTTGATGATGCCGGCCGCGGTGATCGGGATCCACAGCATCTGCACGGCCCACACGGTGGCGCCCAGGCCGCCGAACAGCGCCAGGTTCAGGATCAGCATCAGGCCAACGCCCTGCCAGGAGTAGCGCGTGTACAGGTTGCGCTCGATCCAGTCATTGGGCGTGCCGTGGCCGAACTTGGAGATGGTCTCCTGGTTCTTCGCTTCGGTGCGGTACAGCTCGGCGCCGCGCCAAAGCACCGTGTCGATGCCGCGCGTCTGCGGGCTGTGCGGGTCGTCCACGGTCTCGCACTTGGCGTGGTGCTTGCGGTGGATGGCGACCCACTCCTTGGTCACCATGCCGGTGCCCAGCCACAGCCAGAAGCGGAAGAAGTGCGAAGGAATCGGGCCGAGGTCCATGGCGCGGTGCGCCTGGGTGCGGTGCAGGAAGATGGTGACCGCCGCGATGGTGACGTGGGTGGTGGCCAGCGTGTACAGCACGACCTGCCACCAGGACAGGTCCCACAGGCCGTGGGCCAGCCAGTCGATCGCCGCGTTCAGCACGGGCCAGTCGGGAAGCATCATGGAAAAGGGGGTTCTCTCTCGTTCGGGCGCGGCCCCGGAGCGGCACCGCAACCCATCGGATAGATTTTAAAGCCCGGGGTTCCCGAGAGGGGTAACTTTCGTGCTATCGGGGCGATCGGTGCCTTGACCTGGCTCAACGCTTGCGCCAAACGGCGGCGAAAAAGCCGTCCGTGTGGTGCCTGTGGGGCCACAACCGCAGGTAACTGCGGCCATCTTCCCCACCGGTGGTCAAGCCCGAACTGCCGAGCTTGAGGCCGTCGAGGATGTCGGCGACTGGCAACTGCTCGAAGTCCGGGTGCGCCGAACTGAACGCTTGCGCGATGGTCTCGTTCTCCGGCGGCAGCAGGCTGCAGGTGGCGTAGACCAGCCGGCCGCCCGGCTTGACCAGGCGCGCGGCGCTGCCAAGGATCGCGTCCTGCTTGGCGGTCATCTCCGTCACGGCCTCGGGCGACTGGCGCCACTTCAGGTCCGGGTTGCGCCGCAGCGTCCCGAGCCCCGAGCACGGCGCGTCGACGATCACGCGATCGATCTTGCCGGCCAGCCGCTTGACGCGATCGTCGCGCTCGTGCGCGATCGCCGCCGGGTGCACGTTGCTCAGCTTGCTGCGGGCCAGGCGCGGCTTGAGCGCGTCCAGGCGGTGCGCGGACACGTCGAAGGCATACAGCCGCCCCGTGTTGCGCATCGCCGCGCCGATGGCCAGCGTCTTGCCGCCGGCGCCGGCGCAGAAGTCCACCACCATCTCGCCGCGCCGCGCCTCGAGCAGCAGCGCGAGCAGTTGCGAGCCCTCGTCCTGCACCTCGATCGCGCCGCGCGCGAACGCGTCCAGCTTCGTCAGCGCAGGCTTGTCCGCGAGCCGGATGCCCCAGGGCGAGTACGGCGTGGGGTTGCCCTTGATGCCGGCCAGCTTCAATTCGTGCACTACGTCCTCGCGCTTGTCGGTCAGCGCATTCACTCGCAGGTCCAGCGGTGCGGGTTGCAGCATCGCGTCCGACAGCGCCCAGAACTCGTCACCCAGTTGCGCCTTGAGCGGGTCGACCAGCCATTCCGGCAGGTTGTGGCGATGGCGTTCGAGCAGGTCCTTCGGGTCGATCGCGTCGCATTCGTCGACCCAGCGCCGCTCCTGCTCGTCGAGCGCCGACTTCAGGAAGTCGCGCGGCCCCTGGAACGCCAGGATCGCGATGCGGCGCGCCTTCGGCCCCCGCCCCGATGGCGCCAGGTGGTCGTAGTACAGCTTGCGGCGCAGTGCCTCGTACGTGGTCTCGGCCAGCGTCGCGCGCTCGCGCGGCCCCAGCGAGCGGTGCTCGCGGAAGAAGCGCGACACGACGGCGTCGGCGGGATGGTCCAGGCGCAGCACCTGCTCCAGCAGGTCGGCGCACGCGTCCAGCAAGGCTTTGGGGTGCATGGTCAGGCGCGCAGGACGCGTTCGATCGCGCGCGGGTAGATCTGGTGTTCCTGCGTCAGCACGCGCGCGGCCAGCGTCGCCTCGGTGTCGCCTTCGAGAACGGGTACGACGGCCTGCTCGAGGATCGGTCCGTGATCGAGTTCGGCGGTCACCTGGTGCACGGTGGCACCGGCGACCTTGCAACCCGCCTCGATGGCGCGGCGGTGCGTGTGCAGGCCCGGAAATGCGGGCAGCAGCGAGGGATGGATGTTCAGCAGCCGGCCGGCGTAGCGCTCGACGAACTGCGGCGTGAGGATGCGCATGAAGCCGGCCAGCGCCACGAGCACGGGCTCATGGCGGTCGATCTCGGCGGCGAGCGCAGCATCGAAGGCTTCGCGCGACGCATAGGCCTTGTGGTCGACGACCGCCGTCGCGATGCCCTGCTCGCGTGCGAACGCCAGGCCGCCGGCGTCTGCCCGGTTGCTGACAACGGCGGACACGCGTGCGCCGAAGCGCTGCAGCCAATCGCCGCGCCGCGACGCGCGCACGATCGCGGCCATGTTGGAGCCGCCGCCGGAGATCAGAATCACGATGTTCTTCATGCCAGGACCGATTGTCCCATCCCGCCCATGCGTCCCCTGACCGACATCGAAGCCCGCGTGCTGGGCACCCTCATGGAAAAGGCCAGGACGGTGCCGGACAGCTATCCGCTGTCGCTCAACGCCGTGGTCTCCGGCTGCAACCAGAAAAGCAGCCGCGAGCCCGTGATGAACGTGGCCGAGCCGCAGGCGCAGGAGGCGCTCGACGCGCTGCGGCACCTGTCGCTGGTGATGGAAAGCAGCGGCAGCCGCGTGACGCGCTACGAGCACAACGTGCCGCGGGTGCTGGGCATCCCCGACCAGTCCGCCGCGCTCATCGGCCTGTTGCTGCTGCGCGGGCCGCAGACGGCCGGCGAACTGCGCATCAACACCGAGCGCTGGCACCGCTTCGCGGACATCTCCTCCGTCGAGGCCTTCCTGGTCGAGCTGGAAGAGCGGGCGGAGGCCAAGGGCGGCCCGCTGGTTGTCCGCCTGCCCCGGGCGCCGGGAGCGCGCGAACAGCGCTGGGCCCACCTGCTCGCCGGCCCGGTCGAGTTCGCCGCGGCGCCGGCGCCGGCCGCGGCAGCGCCGTCGGACGGACTGGAAGCACGCGTCGCGCTGCTGGAAGCCGAGGCCGCGCAGCTGCGTGAAGAACTGCAGGCACTGCGCGACCACCTCGGCTTGTCACGGCCTGGACAGGACGGCTAGCACGCGCGTGCTAAAACTGCCGGCTGCACCGAACACGGAGACATCCACCATGGATTTGGCCTTCACGCCCGAGGAACAGAAGTTCCGGGAAGAGATCCGCGCCTGGGTGCGCGAGAACCTGCCGCAGGACATCGCGCACAAGGTGCACAACAGCCTGCACCTCACGCGCGACGACATGCAGCGCTGGGCGAAGATCCTGGGCAAGAAGGGCTGGCTGGGCTACGGCTGGCCCAAGCAGTTCGGCGGCCCCGGCTGGAACGCGGTGCAGAAGCACCTGTTCGAGGAAGAGACCGCGCTGGCGGGCGCGCCACGCATCGTGCCGTTCGGCCCGGTGATGGTGGCGCCGGTGATCATGGCCTTCGGCAGCCCCGAGCAGCAGAAGCGCTTCCTGCCCGGCATCGCCAGCGGCGAAGTCTGGTGGAGCCAGGGCTACAGCGAGCCGGGCTCGGGCTCGGACCTCGCGTCGCTGAAGACCCGCGCCGAGCGCAAGGGCGACAAGTACATCGTCAATGGCCAGAAGACCTGGACCACGCTCGGCCAGTACGGCGACTGGATGTTCAACCTGGTGCGCACCAGCACCGAGGGCAAGCCGCAGACCGGCATCTCCTTCCTGCTCCTGGACATGAAGACGCCGGGTGTCACGGTGCGACCGATCATCATGATGGACGGCGGCCACGAGGTGAACGAGGTGTTCTTCGACAACGTCGAAGTGCCCGCGGAAAACCTGATCGGCGAGGAGAACAAGGGCTGGACCTACGCCAAGCACCTGCTGTCGCACGAGCGCACCAACATCGCCGACGTCAACCGCGCCAAGCGCGAGCTCGAGCGGCTCAAGCGCATCGCGAAGGCCGAGGGCGTGTACGACGACATGCGCTTCCGCGACGAGATCGCGCGGCTGGAAGTCGACGTCGTCGCCCTCGAGATGCTGGTGCTGCGCGTGCTGTCGGCCGAGAAGTCGGGCAAGAACGCGCTCGACATCGCGGGCCTGCTGAAGATCAAGGGCAGCGAGATCCAGCAGCGCTACACCGAGCTGATGATGCTGGCGGGCGGCCCGTTCAGCGTGCCCTTCATCCGCGAAGCGATGGAAGCCGGCTGGCAGGGCGACTTCCCCGGCGGCGCGCTCGGCCTGGCGCCGCTGGCGGCCACCTACCTCAACATGCGCAAGACCACGATCTACGGCGGGTCCAACGAGGTCCAGCGCAACATCATCGCGCAGACCGTCCTCGGCTGACCTCGGGAGCAAAGACATGGATTTCGATTTCTCCGACGACCAGGAACAGCTGCGCGATGCGGTGCGCAAGTGGGTGGACCGCAGCTACGACTTCGAGCGCCGCCGTGCGGCCGTGCGCGCCGGCGGCTTCGACCGCAAGACCTACGGCGAGCTCGCCGAGCTGGGCCTGACCGGCCTGTACATCCCCGAGGACCACGGCGGCATGGGCATGGGCCCGGTCGAAGGCATGGTGGTGATGGAGGAACTCGGCCGGGGCATCGTGCTGGAGCCGGTCGCGCAGGCGCTCATCGCCGGTGCCGTGGTCAGTGGCTACGGCGGCGACGACGTGAAGTCGGCCTGGCTGGCGAAGATCGGCAGCGGCGAAGCGCTGGTGGTGCTCGCGCACGTGGAGCGCAAGGGCCGCTACCGCCTCGACGCCTGCGAAGCGCAGGCCACGCAACAAGGCGGCTCGTGGTCCGTCACGGGCACCAAGAGCCTCGTGCCGGCGGGTGACCAGGCGGATGCCTTCCTCGTGCCCGCGAAGGCGAACGGCAAGATCGCGTTGTTCCTCGTCGAGCGTGCCGGCAAGGGCGTGACGGCCAACGGCTACGTCTGCCTGGACGGCAGCCGCGCGGCGGAAGTGAAGTTCGACGGCGCGCCGGCGACGCTGGTGACCAACGACGGCCTGACGGCGCTGGAACATGCGGTCGACGTCGGCATCGCCGCGGTGTGCGCCGAGGGCGTCGGCGCGATCGACAAGACGATGGCGCTGACCGCGGAGTACATGAACACGCGCAAGCAATTCGGCGTGCCGATCGCCAGCTTCCAGGCGCTGCGCCACCGCATGGCGGACATGAAGATGCAGCAGGAGCTGGCCCGCTCCATGAGCTACTACGCGAGCCTGAAGCTCAATGCGCCGGCGGACGAACGCCGTCGTGCATTGGCGCGAGCCAAGTACCAGCTGGGCGTGGCGATGCGCTTCGTCGGCCAGAACTCGGTGCAGCTGCACGGCGGCATCGGCGTGACCGACGAATACGTGGGCAGCCACTACTTCAAGAAGCTGACGCAGCTGGAACTGACCTTCGGCGACACGCTGCACCACCTGGGCGAGGTGTCGGCCCGCATGCAGGACACCGCGGGCGTGTTCGCCTGAAGGCGAGCCGCTCCTGCACAATGCCCGCGCACCCCGCGGGCATTTTTTTGCCCCGAAGAACGACAAGGAGACATCGATGACCACCCGCCGCCACGCCCTGCTGGCGATCACGGCCGCCGCCGCGCTCGCCGCCTGCGCTTCCAACCCATCGACCGCCACGCGCGCCGACCTGCCGCCGATCGTGTTCGTGCACGGCAACGGCGACAGCGCGTCGATCTGGACGACGACGCTGTGGCGCTTCGAGTCGAACGGCTGGCCGCGCGACCGCCTGCATGCCATCGACGTGCCCTACCCGCTCGCGCGCGACGACGACACCGTCGCGCAACCCGGCCGCACGTCGAGCGCGGAACACATGGCCTACCTCAAGGCGGAAGTCGACAAGGTCCTCGCGCGCACCGGCGCGAAGCAGGTCGTCCTGGTCGCCAACTCGCGCGGCGGCGCCGCGGTGCGCAACTACATCCAGAACGGGGGCGGCGCGCCGTTCGTGAGCCACGCCATCCTCGGCGGTACGCCCAACCACGGCGTGTGGGCCGATCCGGCGTTCTCGCCCCGCAGCGAGTTCAACGGGGCAGGTCCGTTCCTCACCGCGCTGAACGCGCCCAAGGACGCGGCCGGGAACGAGGTCACGGGTCCGGTGAAGTGGATGACGATCCGCTCGGACAAGAACGACAAGTTCGCGCAGCCCGACGGCCAGTGGATCGGCCGCCGTGGCCAACCCACGAACGTCACCCACGAAGGGCCCGCGCTCAAGGGCGCCGAGAACGTGGTGATCCCGCGCATCGACCACCGCGAGACCGCGTTCTCGCCGGCCGCGTTCGAGGCCATGCACCGCTTCATCACGGGAAAGGCACCTGCGACGACGGCCATCGTGCCGGAGCACAGGGTCGTGCTCTCGGGCAAGGTAAGCGGGCTCGGCCTGTCGTCGACCAACCCGGCCAGCGGCAACTACGCCAACAACCTGCCCTTGCCCGGCGCGAAGCTGGAAGTGTTCGCCATCGACCCGGTGCAGGGCGAGCGCCGCGGCGCCGCCGTGCACACACAGGTCGTGGGCGCGGACGGCCAGTGGGGCCCTTTCAACGCGGATCCGCAATCGCGCTACGAGTTCGTGCTCAGCGCGCCGGGCTACGCGACGACGCACATCTACCGCAGCCCGTTCCCGCGCTCCAGCACCATCGTCAACATGCGCCCCGAGCGCGTGCCCGAGGCGGACAGGAACGCGCCGGCGCTCGCCATCATGAGCCGCCCGCGCGGCTACCTCGACCCGGGCCGCGACAAGATGGCGTTCGATGGCCAGTCGCCGCCCCCCGGCGCGGTGCCCGGTGCGGGCGTCGCGTCCTCGCGCCTGAAGCCCACCGGCCTGCCGCGCCCCATCGTCGCCGAGTTCAACGGCGAGCGCGTCGTCGGCCGGACCTGGCCGCTGGCCGAAGGCCACGTGAGCGTGCTGGAACTGCACTACTGATCGCGTGCAGCGGCGCGGCCCCCTCGACGGCCTGCACGGCCGCCGCAGCTGGCGCAAGACCCATGAGCAATGATCCGCTCCCTCTCCCCCTCGGGGGAGAGGGCTGGGGCGAGGGGGTTCGTGAGGAGAGTGTTGCTACATGAGCGGAAGGAGTCTCGGCTTCACGAGTGAAGCCGAGACGTCTTCGGCAAATGAGCCATGAGGAATTCCATCTGGTCCGCCAGGATCCGGCGGTTCCTCAGGATGAAGTCTTCCCACAGGCTGGGCACGTACGGCGCGTACACGAGCGGCATGTGCGCCTGCTCGGGCGTGCGGTTGCTCTTGCGGTGGTTGCAGGCCCGGCACGCCGTGACCACGTTCATCCAGTGGTCCTTGCCGTTCTGCGCGAACGGGATGATGTGCTCGCGCGTGAGCTCGTGCTCGGCGAAGTGGTCGCCGCAGTACGCGCAGACGTTGCGGTCGCGCGCGAAGAGCTTGCCGTTGGTGAGGCCGGGCTTGAGGTCGAACGGGTTGATGTTCGGCACGCCCTTGGTGCCGATGATGCTGCTGACCGTGATGCAGGACTGGCGCCCCGTGACCGCGTTGTGCCCGCCGCGGAACACGGCGATCTCCGCCCCGGCCTCCCAGCGCACCTCATCGGCGGCGTAGTGCAGCACGGCCTGCTCGAGAGAGATCCACGATTGCGGCAATCCCTGGGCGGACAGCTTCAAGACCTTCAACGAACGCTCCTTCATCGACACGCGACCAACGGGGAACGGAACAGCAAGCACAATATACCCTGATTGGGTGGCGGTTGGCCGCGCGGCGCACGTTGCGGCGCGCCGGCCCGCTATCAAAACAATACCAACGCGCCCGCATGCAGATCTTCCGCGGCTTCCACCACCCAGGCATCGCCAAGGCCTGTGCGCTGACGATCGGCAACTTCGACGGCGTGCACCGCGGCCACCAGGCCATGCTGGCGCTGCTGAACAGCGAGGCGCGCCACCGGGGCGTCCCCAGCTGCGTGCTGACCTTCGAGCCCCATCCGCGCGACTATTTCGCCCGCGTGGCGCGCAAGCCCGAATTGGCGCCGGCGCGCATCGCGACGCTGCGCGACAAGCTGTCGGAACTGGCCACCTGCGGCGTGGACCAGTGCGTCGTGCTCCCGTTCGATGGACGCCTGTCCAGCCAGGGACCCGACGCCTTCATCGACGAGGTGCTGGTGCGCGGGCTCGGCGCCAGGTACGTGCTGGTGGGCGACGACTTCCGCTTCGGCGCGCGCCGCGCCGGCGACTACGCGATGCTCGATGCGGCCGGCCAGGCCAAGGGCTTCGACGTCGCGCGCATGAACAGCTACGAGGTGCGCAACCTGCGCGTGTCCAGTTCGGCGGTGCGCGAAGCGCTGGGCCGCGGCGACCTGGAGACCGTCGACGCACTGCTGGGCCGGCACTATGCGATCAGTGGTCACGTGGTCCATGGCCGCAAGCTCGGCCGCGACCTGGGCTTCCCGACGCTGAACCTGCGCTTCTCGCACTGGAAGCCGGCGGCCAGCGGCATCTTCGTCGTGCAGGTCCATGGCCTGTCGGACGAGCCGCTCCCCGGCGTGGCCAACCTGGGGATCCGCCCCTCGCTGGACCCCGACGACGTCAACGGCGGGCGCGTGCTGCTGGAGACGCATTGCCTGGACTGGCCCGCAACGCTGGGCCAGCAGGGGGGCTACGGTAAAATCATCCAGGTGGACCTGCTGCACAAACTGCACGACGAGCTGAAGTACGACAGCCTGGAAGCGCTGCGTGCCGGCATCGCGCGCGACGGCGACGCCGGCCGCGCGTACTTCGCGTCCACCCGCCGCCAGACCACGCGCGACCGAATTTAGAAGCGGGAGCTTCCGCTCGCTGCCCCTCGACAAGCTCAGGGCGAACGGATCCCGCTGCCGCTGATCGCCCCCTGGAGCGCGCTCCGTCCGGGCTGAGCCTGTCAAGCCCTGCGAGCTTTGCGATGCCTGATTCCAAGACCGACTACCGCGCGACCCTCAACCTGCCCGACACGCCGTTCCCGATGCGCGGGGACCTGCCCAAGCGCGAGCCCAAGTGGGTCAAGGAGTGGGAAGACGAGGGCCTGTACAAGCGCCTGCGCGTCGCGCGCCGCGGCCGCGAGAAGTTCATCCTGCACGACGGCCCGCCGTATGCCAACGCAGCCATCCACCTGGGGCACGCGGTCAACAAGGTCCTCAAGGACATGATCGTCAAGGCGCGCCAGCTCAAGGGCCTGGACGCCGCGTACATCCCGGGCTGGGACTGCCACGGCCTGCCGATCGAGAACGCGATCGAGAAGAAGTTCGGCCGCAACCTGTCGCGCGACGAGATGCAGGCCAGGAGCCGCGCCTACGCCTCCGAGCAGATCGCCATCCAGATGGCCGGCTTCAAGCGCCTGGGCGTGCTGGGCGACTGGGACCATCCCTACAAGACGATGGAGTTCGCCACCGA includes the following:
- a CDS encoding sulfurtransferase TusA family protein, with product MQIDKEIDTRGLNCPLPILRAKKALTDMASGQLLKVVATDPGSLRDFQAFARQTGNELVDQQQAGDEIIHVLRRR
- the rpmB gene encoding 50S ribosomal protein L28, which produces MSRVCEVTGKGPMVGNNVSHANNKTKRRFEVNLQYRRFWVESENRWVRLRISNAGLRLIDKKGIDSVLADLRARGQA
- the rpmG gene encoding 50S ribosomal protein L33, translated to MASKGGREKIKLESTAGTGHFYTTSKNKKTMPEKMSIMKFDPKARKHVEYKETKLK
- a CDS encoding RidA family protein, which codes for MTTRTALLQQAIAATGHSFDGPILAGGDYVPVVHDGDVAYVSGQVPRVGKEVVVTGRVGEATSLADAQKAACICAIRALLLLEAQLGSLDRIARVLRVGVYVQSAAAFTQQSEVADAASALLKSVLGDDGAHTRTSVGVYQLPKNAAVEVELVVRTRPAAG
- a CDS encoding DUF3597 domain-containing protein: MSILTSIFNKILHRGGDAPAAAPTATNPPPRDVTAQAGPASVTGAVPPTAPAPAPAMSQVDVEAVLNGMAKDNPQKLNWRTSIVDLMKLLDLDSSLQARKQLADELHYTGDKNDSASMNIWLHKQVMQKLAANGGKVPADLKD
- a CDS encoding fatty acid desaturase, whose protein sequence is MMLPDWPVLNAAIDWLAHGLWDLSWWQVVLYTLATTHVTIAAVTIFLHRTQAHRAMDLGPIPSHFFRFWLWLGTGMVTKEWVAIHRKHHAKCETVDDPHSPQTRGIDTVLWRGAELYRTEAKNQETISKFGHGTPNDWIERNLYTRYSWQGVGLMLILNLALFGGLGATVWAVQMLWIPITAAGIINGIGHYWGYRNFEAPDASTNISPWGVIIGGEELHNNHHTYPTSAKFSVKKYEFDIGWVYIRAMEAIGWAKVKKVPPKLRLGAVRPVADEKTLEAVIAHRYEVMAGYAREMRRVARSEMAQLKAKGADFSPLQGAKRWLHRDDDKLPAAARAKVQQARDAHPVLDQMLTMREELRQMWLNTSHSREQLASDLQAWCLRAEQSGIEALQRFSMKLRAAHA
- a CDS encoding RsmB/NOP family class I SAM-dependent RNA methyltransferase, whose protein sequence is MHPKALLDACADLLEQVLRLDHPADAVVSRFFREHRSLGPRERATLAETTYEALRRKLYYDHLAPSGRGPKARRIAILAFQGPRDFLKSALDEQERRWVDECDAIDPKDLLERHRHNLPEWLVDPLKAQLGDEFWALSDAMLQPAPLDLRVNALTDKREDVVHELKLAGIKGNPTPYSPWGIRLADKPALTKLDAFARGAIEVQDEGSQLLALLLEARRGEMVVDFCAGAGGKTLAIGAAMRNTGRLYAFDVSAHRLDALKPRLARSKLSNVHPAAIAHERDDRVKRLAGKIDRVIVDAPCSGLGTLRRNPDLKWRQSPEAVTEMTAKQDAILGSAARLVKPGGRLVYATCSLLPPENETIAQAFSSAHPDFEQLPVADILDGLKLGSSGLTTGGEDGRSYLRLWPHRHHTDGFFAAVWRKR
- the purN gene encoding phosphoribosylglycinamide formyltransferase: MKNIVILISGGGSNMAAIVRASRRGDWLQRFGARVSAVVSNRADAGGLAFAREQGIATAVVDHKAYASREAFDAALAAEIDRHEPVLVALAGFMRILTPQFVERYAGRLLNIHPSLLPAFPGLHTHRRAIEAGCKVAGATVHQVTAELDHGPILEQAVVPVLEGDTEATLAARVLTQEHQIYPRAIERVLRA
- a CDS encoding YceH family protein, yielding MRPLTDIEARVLGTLMEKARTVPDSYPLSLNAVVSGCNQKSSREPVMNVAEPQAQEALDALRHLSLVMESSGSRVTRYEHNVPRVLGIPDQSAALIGLLLLRGPQTAGELRINTERWHRFADISSVEAFLVELEERAEAKGGPLVVRLPRAPGAREQRWAHLLAGPVEFAAAPAPAAAAPSDGLEARVALLEAEAAQLREELQALRDHLGLSRPGQDG
- a CDS encoding acyl-CoA dehydrogenase family protein, producing the protein MDLAFTPEEQKFREEIRAWVRENLPQDIAHKVHNSLHLTRDDMQRWAKILGKKGWLGYGWPKQFGGPGWNAVQKHLFEEETALAGAPRIVPFGPVMVAPVIMAFGSPEQQKRFLPGIASGEVWWSQGYSEPGSGSDLASLKTRAERKGDKYIVNGQKTWTTLGQYGDWMFNLVRTSTEGKPQTGISFLLLDMKTPGVTVRPIIMMDGGHEVNEVFFDNVEVPAENLIGEENKGWTYAKHLLSHERTNIADVNRAKRELERLKRIAKAEGVYDDMRFRDEIARLEVDVVALEMLVLRVLSAEKSGKNALDIAGLLKIKGSEIQQRYTELMMLAGGPFSVPFIREAMEAGWQGDFPGGALGLAPLAATYLNMRKTTIYGGSNEVQRNIIAQTVLG
- a CDS encoding acyl-CoA dehydrogenase family protein — translated: MDFDFSDDQEQLRDAVRKWVDRSYDFERRRAAVRAGGFDRKTYGELAELGLTGLYIPEDHGGMGMGPVEGMVVMEELGRGIVLEPVAQALIAGAVVSGYGGDDVKSAWLAKIGSGEALVVLAHVERKGRYRLDACEAQATQQGGSWSVTGTKSLVPAGDQADAFLVPAKANGKIALFLVERAGKGVTANGYVCLDGSRAAEVKFDGAPATLVTNDGLTALEHAVDVGIAAVCAEGVGAIDKTMALTAEYMNTRKQFGVPIASFQALRHRMADMKMQQELARSMSYYASLKLNAPADERRRALARAKYQLGVAMRFVGQNSVQLHGGIGVTDEYVGSHYFKKLTQLELTFGDTLHHLGEVSARMQDTAGVFA